The nucleotide window CAGCACGATCGACGCGATCGCCGACAGTTGCGGCTCGTGTCCGACGATCATCACGTGATCGTTCTTGGCGAACGCGCGCAGCGCCGCGACCGCGTCCGACGGCGGCACTCCGGTCGCCAGCGCGGGCAACACTTGCGGCGACGGCGTGTTGTCGTAAGCCGCCGCGACAAGTTCCGCAGTCTCCGTTGCGCGCGCGAGCGGGCTGGTCAAGATCACGTCGAACTTGAGTTGCATTTCGCGGAACCCGGCCGCCGCTCCAACCATTTTTTCCTTCGATTTTTGCGTGAGCTGCCGCGCGCCGTCGTCGCCGCTCGACGATGTTTCTTCGGCAGTCGCGTGGCGCAAAATGTAGAGCATCATCAGTGGGTACCTGTCTCGGCCGCCGCTTCCGGGCTGAACTCGGGCGCCGGTTCGACAATGGAATTATCGTCCGGCGATTGCGCGTTTGCCTCCGCGCCGCGCGACTCTGCCGCCGCGATCGCCTCGACACCCGTGGCTTCCGGCGCGATCAGGTTCGCCTCCACCGGCGCGAGTTGCCCGGCGCGCCGAATCTCGTCGAGTGCGTCATCGAGCACGCCGGAGGTTTGGAATTTCCGCCACTCCTTGATCGATTGACGGCGCAGATTTTTCGCGCGGCTGCCGAGCGAATGGATCAGCGCGCCCGCCGCCAGCACCGTCCGCGCCGGCATCTCGAGGTTGTCCGCGAACGACATCAGCCACGCGCCGGTAACGTTGGCGTCGTTATACTCGCCGAGCAGATCTTGCAATTCTTCGAGCCGCGCGAGCGTTTTCTTGTGATTCTTCGCGCCCAGCGCGGACAGCATCTCGAGCGCATAGCGAAGCCGCTTCAGTCTCACGCGCAACTTGTGAAAGCCGCGCGGCGGCGATTCGACGTTGAGCTTGCGGCCGCGCTTCTGCGCGTCTTCGACGATCGGATCGAGCACTTCGTCCGCGATTATCCCGAGCTTGCGCTCGGCCCACGCT belongs to Candidatus Binatus sp. and includes:
- a CDS encoding histidine phosphatase family protein, whose translation is MMLYILRHATAEETSSSGDDGARQLTQKSKEKMVGAAAGFREMQLKFDVILTSPLARATETAELVAAAYDNTPSPQVLPALATGVPPSDAVAALRAFAKNDHVMIVGHEPQLSAIASIVLTGAGDVIQAKLKTGGCIAIDLPARFDRGGGELRWMLTHRQLRQMRK
- a CDS encoding CHAD domain-containing protein: MAEAGIDDSRPRKVTLAPAEKAGECARKAIAAGLVVLRSNQPAAIEGEAEAMHQLRVSSRRLRASLQVFEKVLYAAQVRIFTREIKWIAGLGGAVRDCDIKAMLVQERAQKIDPELAKSIEPIVSALANQRSIEHAALCAALTSKRYRALIEKLAAPSFKKAWAERKLGIIADEVLDPIVEDAQKRGRKLNVESPPRGFHKLRVRLKRLRYALEMLSALGAKNHKKTLARLEELQDLLGEYNDANVTGAWLMSFADNLEMPARTVLAAGALIHSLGSRAKNLRRQSIKEWRKFQTSGVLDDALDEIRRAGQLAPVEANLIAPEATGVEAIAAAESRGAEANAQSPDDNSIVEPAPEFSPEAAAETGTH